CTACGCGTCCttgacacctttctgttttgttccttcatttaaaaaaaacaaccacaatacaGACTTTCAATTGAGCTTGTTGACTGAATAATGTCAGCTGTCGTTggtcgttagctagctaacgttagttgaaAGTTAGCTACTTCAGTTATCTAACGTTACTTGTATCTGCTCCTCCGTAAGCCCGTTGACGACATCATCCACGGGAAGACCAACAGCGCATCCTCGTCTTGAAATCTCAGTGATTCTTGCACCCAGGCGGAATGCACTCCTGACTGCAAACATTGTTCAATTGCGGTACTAGACTGTATCCTCCGAAACAGTCAAGATCAGCGAAAGGTCGGATAATTACACAATTACGGAGAACGGGAAGTGTCCGACGTGCTACAACAATCCACAAAACAGGGATGTATTCATCACGTCTTGCAACGGAAACCGGTTAAGAACCGAACGGGGCGGGACCTACCTGAGTTTGTCctatagaaactctcgttttctgttgcaaaacgttttccgTTTGGCGTAAACGGTTTCTGTTGCAAAATACTAATTGTTTTGCAACAATTGTTTTTAATTAATACACCCCATGTTTGGAAGGGATTCCCTCTATTATGCGCGAAGGTTTTCTGTCAGCTGTTAATGGAATAACGGGTGCGTTAGCGCCACCCTGTGTCCTGGAGCACATCATATGACATGGGCTACTTGCAGCAGAGACTATACAGATTATTTCAACACAAATGCATCGAAGATAAAAGTGagcaaatgtaaaaaataatcatTAATTGTTATTTGATTTTCAAAGGTAACATCTCAAAGGGTAAATTATAAAACTGTGAcccaaaaaaatattttatttgtaatTACACGGTCCAGTTTCTTATCAATAGAAAGACAAAGTGAGATTAAAGCATGTCTCTGGAGCCACCAGGACCGGGACTGTCTCTCATCATGGTTGCATAGACTGATCTGTACACGCTCAGGACATCCATTGCAGAGGGGCGAAGATGAGGGTCTCTTCTCTTACACTCCCCGTTGATCTGAAAGAGGTGGAAGTGGACCACGTCACCTCCCGCTACCCTCCCCATCAGGAAACGTGTAACATCTGGAATCTTCCAAATGTCCGTTTTTTCGTCATACCCCGGCATAAACTCATCGACAAATGGCTGGCCGTCACTGTGGGGCCACAGCTGCTCTGGGGCCACAAATTCCCCTGTGAGCTCCCGGTGGCCGCATCTCACTAGCGAGCCTGCAGGGGCCCCGACCTCTGGCAGGGCATCCAGGTCATTGACCACCAGGTGGAAGTCGCTGGTCAGCAGGAACTGTGACAGGGTTTTCACCAGGTCATTGGAGTCACACATGACTCTGGTCCCGGCGGGGCTGGTGTGGAGGTAATGGAGAATGGAGACGTAGTCCAGTGCCAGCCGCAGACGGGTCTGCCAGGTGTCCCGTACGCGGTGCCTCTCCTGGGCCAGCACGGCATCCAGGTTGAGCAGAGAGCCCAGCGGATGGTACTCGGTGACCAGGGTGTGGTCCTCTGGGCACAGGCCTACCAGCACCACCACATGGGGCCCTTGGAGGGCCTGGAGCATGGAGAGCCCATGGAGGAAGTCCTCCTGGTACTCCGGAGAGGAGAGCTTGGACAGGGCTACTTTGTGACCCTTCCACTCGGACAGGAAAACCtatgggagggggaggaggacactGAATAAACACTTCAGGTTTTGTTATGTATTCAGGTTTGTTACGTCAAATGAAATTGGGcatatgtttagatttttttctGTTGTTGTGTGGCTAACCTGCTTAACAGCTCCCTGGCCGATCATCTTCAACTTGCGCACCTCTGTGCGGACTTGTGGACACTCCAGCCAGGGCGAACAGTTCCTCATGTTGGCCATCCTAAAGTGACGGGGCGGACATGCCCCATGAGGAGTCAGGTGGGGGTCGCCGTCGCCACTCTGCTGCAGCGAGTCCAGGTACAAGTAGATCACCACATTGCCCAATAGCAGAGCACCAAGGCACACCAGCACCACTGGAACACCGCGTGAGGTAGTGCTGTTGCTTCTGCCCATGTTGCTGTCCTGAGCTTGCTCACAAAAGGAAGAGAATTAGGCAACTTTTAGAAACCCACAGACCTAAAAACTGGCttagctactgtagttatgacatTCAGTCTTAAATTACAAGCAGTCTCCCTCCCTGGCATTTAGGAGTTGCAGCAACCTAGCTCTGCAGTGGGCCATGATCTAGAATCCACAATGAGAACAGAAACGAACCTTGATACTTCCAGCACCCTCGGTCTTtgcatagctagctaactacatatGAAACCGACGTCAACGTGCGCTGCTAACAGCCACTTTCAGACTGCCCAATACTGAGCTCGAACCAGTGGTTTTCTGCACCGCAACACACGTGACCTCCCTCCTGGACAACTCAATTCAAACTAATTGTGGAGTGAGTTTACGGCACGTTTTGACCTCCATTACACATACATaaattatattacacacacaaagCATGCCCTATTCACAGCCTAAGGCGTGTTCACAACACAACAAGCAGTTACTAGCCAACCCAACACCCGGCTAAGCAGCTGCATGCTAGctagcccttgatcatgactctcagttccttTACACATGAGTGATTGGACGAAAGTGTCTTCTGTAAGGGGGAGTTTGGTCAAGAGCATCGACGATCGGTCTGAAGATTAACACGCATCGCTTGCAGTACGGTTTTGTACCTCTTTCATATTATAGGATGAGTGTTACTACACAGACAAAATCTACATTTTTACAACGCATGTTCCAGCCTCTGGTGTACATGCATGTGTATTTTGCGTTTGTGATATTATTTGTATTTGATATGAACATACCAGTAGAGGGATTTATGTTTCGAGAACGGTAGCTACCGCAATTGAGATTCGATTCTcgtttagatggagtatttggctgttttTGGCCTCGAGCCAATTCGCCTTTAAACATAGTAAAGGAATAACGTTAGGACCCGAGTGGGAACTATAGGTTAGCAGCTAGTAACTAACTTACCCCTTACTTTACATGATGAGTGAAGACGCTCCGACCTCGTTTCTTATCTATTTAGGAATTCTTCTTTATCAACAGTATATTGTTGTCATTCATTTCTCCAACGTTGAACAATTACATCCGGGTAAAACTTCTACTTGAAGTTCAACTTCATAATAAAAGTCCCTTCGtagcaaatcaaatcacattttgtcacatgcgccgaatacaacagatgtacacttttaccgtgaaatgcttacttacgagcctttCCCCAACATTGCAGAAGTCAACAAGTAACACAATCGGCGAATAAAAGTAGAAAAATAATAACGCAATATAACAATAACagggatatatatttatttattaactaggcaagtcagttaagaacaaattcttatttacaatgatggctatacacggagtaccagtaccaagttc
The genomic region above belongs to Oncorhynchus nerka isolate Pitt River linkage group LG18, Oner_Uvic_2.0, whole genome shotgun sequence and contains:
- the pomk gene encoding protein O-mannose kinase: MGRSNSTTSRGVPVVLVCLGALLLGNVVIYLYLDSLQQSGDGDPHLTPHGACPPRHFRMANMRNCSPWLECPQVRTEVRKLKMIGQGAVKQVFLSEWKGHKVALSKLSSPEYQEDFLHGLSMLQALQGPHVVVLVGLCPEDHTLVTEYHPLGSLLNLDAVLAQERHRVRDTWQTRLRLALDYVSILHYLHTSPAGTRVMCDSNDLVKTLSQFLLTSDFHLVVNDLDALPEVGAPAGSLVRCGHRELTGEFVAPEQLWPHSDGQPFVDEFMPGYDEKTDIWKIPDVTRFLMGRVAGGDVVHFHLFQINGECKRRDPHLRPSAMDVLSVYRSVYATMMRDSPGPGGSRDML